In Syngnathus typhle isolate RoL2023-S1 ecotype Sweden linkage group LG14, RoL_Styp_1.0, whole genome shotgun sequence, one genomic interval encodes:
- the osbpl9 gene encoding oxysterol-binding protein-related protein 9 isoform X7 produces the protein MASIMEGPLSKWTNVMKGWQYRWFVLDYNAGLLSYYTSKDKMMRGSRRGCVRLRGAVIGIDDEDDSTFTITVDQKTFHFQARDADEREKWIHALEGTILRHTQLREAQTEFVPSVQDFDRKLAEADAYLQILIDQLKLFDEKIKDCKEDESRRKIESLKETTCSMVESIKHCIVLLQIAKSTINPVDGIYQPPLDTPVANTTMPTQTTLPTDASQVCKSDQRPSTLPVGPVVTVMGSLQTPTPNSTGSGPSGPNSGVTSPSLIPLPSHSVPDFSYSSSEDEFYDADEFYQSTTSPKHCLNPSGPPAASSLHNEETALKRPDTTESLNSTMSNGTTEPDPFDSHDDRDDDGEGESVEEHKSVIMHLLSQVRLGMDLTKVVLPTFILERRSLLEMYADFFAHPDLFVSIAEQADPRERMVHVVKWYLSAFHAGRKGSVAKKPYNPILGEVFFCHWDLPCKTEEPSAPVTSSPSPAPVQDTLSDGPVPWSSPNNVSFVAEQVSHHPPISAFYAECLSKKIQFNAHIWTKSKFLGMSIGVYNIGQGCVSCLEHDEHYILNFPNGYGRSILTVPWVELGGECNISCSKSGYSANIVFHTKPFYGGKKHRITAEIFAPNDKKSFCSIEGEWNGVMFAKWPTGENTPFIDTKRMGIMKKKVRKLEEQLPYESRRLWRDVTLNLKLKDIDAATEAKHRLEEKQRVEARERKENEQQWETRLFHEDGECWVYDEPLLKRLASPRP, from the exons ATGGCGTCTATCATGGAGGGGCCACTGAGCAAGTGGACTAACGTCATGAAAGGCTGGCAGTACCGCTGGTTTGTGTTGGACTACAATGCTGGCCTACTGTCTTACTACACG TCAAAGGACAAGATGATGCGAGGATCCAGAAGAGGCTGTGTGCGACTTCGG GGCGCTGTGATCGGCATTGATGACGAGGACGACAGCACTTTCACCATCACAGTGGACCAGAAGACTTTCCATTTCCAAG CCCGAGATGCGGACGAGCGAGAGAAGTGGATCCACGCCTTAGAGGGAACGATCTTGCGGCACACCCAACTCCGG GAGGCACAGACAGAATTTGTACCAAGCGTCCAAGACTTTGACAGAAAACTTGCTGAAGCTGATGCCTATCTACAGATTCTGATCGACCAGTTAAAG CTTTTTGATGAGAAGATCAAGGACTGCAAAGAGGATGAATCTCGCAGG aaaattgaaagtttgaagGAGACTACTTGT agTATGGTAGAGTCCATCAAGCACTGTATTGTTCTACTGCAAATTGCCAAG AGCACCATCAACCCCGTGGATGGGATCTACCAGCCGCCTCTGGACACTCCTGTAGCCAACACCACGATGCCAACACAGACCACTCTCCCCACAG ATGCTTCTCAGGTGTGTAAATCAGACCAGCGACCTTCTACGTTACCTGTTGGTCCTGTAGTCACTGTGATGGGCAGTTTGCAGACCCCTACACCCAATAGCACAG GGAGCGGCCCCTCAGGCCCCAACAGCGGCGTCACCTCTCCATCGCTCATCCCCCTCCCCTCACACTCGGTGCCGGACTTCTCGTATTCCTCCAGCGAGGATGAGTTTTACGACGCGGACGAGTTCTACCAGAGCACCACTTCCCCCAAACACTGTTTGAA TCCCTCAGGACCCCCGGCTGCCTCGTCCCTTCATAATGAAGAAACAGCATTGAAGAGACCAGACACAACAGAATCCCTCAACTCGACTATGTCAAACGGGACCACAGAACCAG ATCCGTTCGACAGCCACGACGACCGCGACGATGATGGGGAGGGCGAGTCGGTAGAGGAGCACAAAAGCGTCATCATGCACCTGCTCTCACAAGTCCGTCTAGGGATGGATCTCACCAAG GTGGTCCTGCCTACCTTCATCCTAGAAAGGAGATCTTTGTTAGAAATGTATGCTGACTTCTTTGCACATCCAGACTTATTTGTCAG TATCGCCGAGCAGGCGGATCCCCGTGAGCGCATGGTTCACGTGGTCAAATGGTACCTGTCCGCTTTCCACGCGGGCAGGAAAGGctcagtggccaagaagccttACAACCCCATCCTTGGAGAGGTCTTCTTCTGTCACTGGGATCTGCCTTGCAAAACTGAGGAGCCCTCCGCCCCTGTG AcatcttctccttctcctgctCCTGTGCAGGACACACTATCAGATGGTCCAGTTCCATGGTCTTCACCCAACAATGTGTCTTTTGTGGCAGAGCAGGTCTCTCATCACCCACCCA TTTCTGCATTCTACGCAGAATGTTTAAGTAAGAAGATCCAGTTCAATGCTCACATCTGGACCAAGTCTAAGTTCCTCGGCATGTCCATCGGGGTTTATAATATTGGACAAG GCTGCGTTTCCTGTTTAGAACACGATGAACATTACATCCTCAACTTCCCCAACGGATACGGCAG GTCCATTTTGACCGTGCCCTGGGTTGAGCTGGGCGGCGAGTGCAACATCTCGTGCTCCAAATCAGGCTACAGCGCCAACATCGTGTTCCACACCAAACCCTTCTACGGCGGCAAGAAGCATCGAATCACGGCAGAGATTtt TGCACCGAATGATAAGAAATCTTTCTGCTCCATTGAAGGCGAATGGAACGGAGTGATGTTTGCCAAGTGGCCCACAGGA GAGAACACACCATTCATTGACACTAAGAGAATGGGCATCATGAAGAAGAAAGTCAGGAAGCTGGAAGAGCAGCTACCATATGAGTCTCGAAG ACTTTGGAGAGACGTGACCCTCAACCTGAAGCTCAAAGACATCGACGCCGCCACGGAAGCCAAACATCGGCTGGAGGAGAAGCAGAGAGTGGAAGCCAGGGAGAGGAAAGAGAACGAGCAACAGTGGGAGACCAGG ctATTCCACGAGGACGGCGAGTGCTGGGTGTACGACGAGCCGCTATTAAAGAGACTAGCGTCTCCTCGACCCTGA
- the osbpl9 gene encoding oxysterol-binding protein-related protein 9 isoform X5 produces the protein MASIMEGPLSKWTNVMKGWQYRWFVLDYNAGLLSYYTSKDKMMRGSRRGCVRLRGAVIGIDDEDDSTFTITVDQKTFHFQARDADEREKWIHALEGTILRHTQLREAQTEFVPSVQDFDRKLAEADAYLQILIDQLKLFDEKIKDCKEDESRRKIESLKETTCSMVESIKHCIVLLQIAKDQSNEQQHANGLISTINPVDGIYQPPLDTPVANTTMPTQTTLPTDASQVCKSDQRPSTLPVGPVVTVMGSLQTPTPNSTGSGPSGPNSGVTSPSLIPLPSHSVPDFSYSSSEDEFYDADEFYQSTTSPKHCLKRPDALSPSGPPAASSLHNEETALKRPDTTESLNSTMSNGTTEPDPFDSHDDRDDDGEGESVEEHKSVIMHLLSQVRLGMDLTKVVLPTFILERRSLLEMYADFFAHPDLFVSIAEQADPRERMVHVVKWYLSAFHAGRKGSVAKKPYNPILGEVFFCHWDLPCKTEEPSAPVTSSPSPAPVQDTLSDGPVPWSSPNNVSFVAEQVSHHPPISAFYAECLSKKIQFNAHIWTKSKFLGMSIGVYNIGQGCVSCLEHDEHYILNFPNGYGRSILTVPWVELGGECNISCSKSGYSANIVFHTKPFYGGKKHRITAEIFAPNDKKSFCSIEGEWNGVMFAKWPTGENTPFIDTKRMGIMKKKVRKLEEQLPYESRRLWRDVTLNLKLKDIDAATEAKHRLEEKQRVEARERKENEQQWETRLFHEDGECWVYDEPLLKRLASPRP, from the exons ATGGCGTCTATCATGGAGGGGCCACTGAGCAAGTGGACTAACGTCATGAAAGGCTGGCAGTACCGCTGGTTTGTGTTGGACTACAATGCTGGCCTACTGTCTTACTACACG TCAAAGGACAAGATGATGCGAGGATCCAGAAGAGGCTGTGTGCGACTTCGG GGCGCTGTGATCGGCATTGATGACGAGGACGACAGCACTTTCACCATCACAGTGGACCAGAAGACTTTCCATTTCCAAG CCCGAGATGCGGACGAGCGAGAGAAGTGGATCCACGCCTTAGAGGGAACGATCTTGCGGCACACCCAACTCCGG GAGGCACAGACAGAATTTGTACCAAGCGTCCAAGACTTTGACAGAAAACTTGCTGAAGCTGATGCCTATCTACAGATTCTGATCGACCAGTTAAAG CTTTTTGATGAGAAGATCAAGGACTGCAAAGAGGATGAATCTCGCAGG aaaattgaaagtttgaagGAGACTACTTGT agTATGGTAGAGTCCATCAAGCACTGTATTGTTCTACTGCAAATTGCCAAG GACCAAAGTAACGAACAGCAACACGCAAACGGACTAATA AGCACCATCAACCCCGTGGATGGGATCTACCAGCCGCCTCTGGACACTCCTGTAGCCAACACCACGATGCCAACACAGACCACTCTCCCCACAG ATGCTTCTCAGGTGTGTAAATCAGACCAGCGACCTTCTACGTTACCTGTTGGTCCTGTAGTCACTGTGATGGGCAGTTTGCAGACCCCTACACCCAATAGCACAG GGAGCGGCCCCTCAGGCCCCAACAGCGGCGTCACCTCTCCATCGCTCATCCCCCTCCCCTCACACTCGGTGCCGGACTTCTCGTATTCCTCCAGCGAGGATGAGTTTTACGACGCGGACGAGTTCTACCAGAGCACCACTTCCCCCAAACACTGTTTGAAG CGTCCCGATGCCCTCAGTCCCTCAGGACCCCCGGCTGCCTCGTCCCTTCATAATGAAGAAACAGCATTGAAGAGACCAGACACAACAGAATCCCTCAACTCGACTATGTCAAACGGGACCACAGAACCAG ATCCGTTCGACAGCCACGACGACCGCGACGATGATGGGGAGGGCGAGTCGGTAGAGGAGCACAAAAGCGTCATCATGCACCTGCTCTCACAAGTCCGTCTAGGGATGGATCTCACCAAG GTGGTCCTGCCTACCTTCATCCTAGAAAGGAGATCTTTGTTAGAAATGTATGCTGACTTCTTTGCACATCCAGACTTATTTGTCAG TATCGCCGAGCAGGCGGATCCCCGTGAGCGCATGGTTCACGTGGTCAAATGGTACCTGTCCGCTTTCCACGCGGGCAGGAAAGGctcagtggccaagaagccttACAACCCCATCCTTGGAGAGGTCTTCTTCTGTCACTGGGATCTGCCTTGCAAAACTGAGGAGCCCTCCGCCCCTGTG AcatcttctccttctcctgctCCTGTGCAGGACACACTATCAGATGGTCCAGTTCCATGGTCTTCACCCAACAATGTGTCTTTTGTGGCAGAGCAGGTCTCTCATCACCCACCCA TTTCTGCATTCTACGCAGAATGTTTAAGTAAGAAGATCCAGTTCAATGCTCACATCTGGACCAAGTCTAAGTTCCTCGGCATGTCCATCGGGGTTTATAATATTGGACAAG GCTGCGTTTCCTGTTTAGAACACGATGAACATTACATCCTCAACTTCCCCAACGGATACGGCAG GTCCATTTTGACCGTGCCCTGGGTTGAGCTGGGCGGCGAGTGCAACATCTCGTGCTCCAAATCAGGCTACAGCGCCAACATCGTGTTCCACACCAAACCCTTCTACGGCGGCAAGAAGCATCGAATCACGGCAGAGATTtt TGCACCGAATGATAAGAAATCTTTCTGCTCCATTGAAGGCGAATGGAACGGAGTGATGTTTGCCAAGTGGCCCACAGGA GAGAACACACCATTCATTGACACTAAGAGAATGGGCATCATGAAGAAGAAAGTCAGGAAGCTGGAAGAGCAGCTACCATATGAGTCTCGAAG ACTTTGGAGAGACGTGACCCTCAACCTGAAGCTCAAAGACATCGACGCCGCCACGGAAGCCAAACATCGGCTGGAGGAGAAGCAGAGAGTGGAAGCCAGGGAGAGGAAAGAGAACGAGCAACAGTGGGAGACCAGG ctATTCCACGAGGACGGCGAGTGCTGGGTGTACGACGAGCCGCTATTAAAGAGACTAGCGTCTCCTCGACCCTGA
- the osbpl9 gene encoding oxysterol-binding protein-related protein 9 isoform X4: protein MASIMEGPLSKWTNVMKGWQYRWFVLDYNAGLLSYYTSKDKMMRGSRRGCVRLRCYAHVFVREKDTAEGDEPFEGVEIGEKGAVIGIDDEDDSTFTITVDQKTFHFQARDADEREKWIHALEGTILRHTQLREAQTEFVPSVQDFDRKLAEADAYLQILIDQLKLFDEKIKDCKEDESRRKIESLKETTCSMVESIKHCIVLLQIAKSTINPVDGIYQPPLDTPVANTTMPTQTTLPTDASQVCKSDQRPSTLPVGPVVTVMGSLQTPTPNSTGSGPSGPNSGVTSPSLIPLPSHSVPDFSYSSSEDEFYDADEFYQSTTSPKHCLNPSGPPAASSLHNEETALKRPDTTESLNSTMSNGTTEPDPFDSHDDRDDDGEGESVEEHKSVIMHLLSQVRLGMDLTKVVLPTFILERRSLLEMYADFFAHPDLFVSIAEQADPRERMVHVVKWYLSAFHAGRKGSVAKKPYNPILGEVFFCHWDLPCKTEEPSAPVTSSPSPAPVQDTLSDGPVPWSSPNNVSFVAEQVSHHPPISAFYAECLSKKIQFNAHIWTKSKFLGMSIGVYNIGQGCVSCLEHDEHYILNFPNGYGRSILTVPWVELGGECNISCSKSGYSANIVFHTKPFYGGKKHRITAEIFAPNDKKSFCSIEGEWNGVMFAKWPTGENTPFIDTKRMGIMKKKVRKLEEQLPYESRRLWRDVTLNLKLKDIDAATEAKHRLEEKQRVEARERKENEQQWETRLFHEDGECWVYDEPLLKRLASPRP, encoded by the exons ATGGCGTCTATCATGGAGGGGCCACTGAGCAAGTGGACTAACGTCATGAAAGGCTGGCAGTACCGCTGGTTTGTGTTGGACTACAATGCTGGCCTACTGTCTTACTACACG TCAAAGGACAAGATGATGCGAGGATCCAGAAGAGGCTGTGTGCGACTTCGG TGCTATGCTCATGTGTTTGTGAGGGAGAAAGATACGGCAGAAGGAGATGAGCCATTTGAAGGTGTTGAGATTGGAGAAAAG GGCGCTGTGATCGGCATTGATGACGAGGACGACAGCACTTTCACCATCACAGTGGACCAGAAGACTTTCCATTTCCAAG CCCGAGATGCGGACGAGCGAGAGAAGTGGATCCACGCCTTAGAGGGAACGATCTTGCGGCACACCCAACTCCGG GAGGCACAGACAGAATTTGTACCAAGCGTCCAAGACTTTGACAGAAAACTTGCTGAAGCTGATGCCTATCTACAGATTCTGATCGACCAGTTAAAG CTTTTTGATGAGAAGATCAAGGACTGCAAAGAGGATGAATCTCGCAGG aaaattgaaagtttgaagGAGACTACTTGT agTATGGTAGAGTCCATCAAGCACTGTATTGTTCTACTGCAAATTGCCAAG AGCACCATCAACCCCGTGGATGGGATCTACCAGCCGCCTCTGGACACTCCTGTAGCCAACACCACGATGCCAACACAGACCACTCTCCCCACAG ATGCTTCTCAGGTGTGTAAATCAGACCAGCGACCTTCTACGTTACCTGTTGGTCCTGTAGTCACTGTGATGGGCAGTTTGCAGACCCCTACACCCAATAGCACAG GGAGCGGCCCCTCAGGCCCCAACAGCGGCGTCACCTCTCCATCGCTCATCCCCCTCCCCTCACACTCGGTGCCGGACTTCTCGTATTCCTCCAGCGAGGATGAGTTTTACGACGCGGACGAGTTCTACCAGAGCACCACTTCCCCCAAACACTGTTTGAA TCCCTCAGGACCCCCGGCTGCCTCGTCCCTTCATAATGAAGAAACAGCATTGAAGAGACCAGACACAACAGAATCCCTCAACTCGACTATGTCAAACGGGACCACAGAACCAG ATCCGTTCGACAGCCACGACGACCGCGACGATGATGGGGAGGGCGAGTCGGTAGAGGAGCACAAAAGCGTCATCATGCACCTGCTCTCACAAGTCCGTCTAGGGATGGATCTCACCAAG GTGGTCCTGCCTACCTTCATCCTAGAAAGGAGATCTTTGTTAGAAATGTATGCTGACTTCTTTGCACATCCAGACTTATTTGTCAG TATCGCCGAGCAGGCGGATCCCCGTGAGCGCATGGTTCACGTGGTCAAATGGTACCTGTCCGCTTTCCACGCGGGCAGGAAAGGctcagtggccaagaagccttACAACCCCATCCTTGGAGAGGTCTTCTTCTGTCACTGGGATCTGCCTTGCAAAACTGAGGAGCCCTCCGCCCCTGTG AcatcttctccttctcctgctCCTGTGCAGGACACACTATCAGATGGTCCAGTTCCATGGTCTTCACCCAACAATGTGTCTTTTGTGGCAGAGCAGGTCTCTCATCACCCACCCA TTTCTGCATTCTACGCAGAATGTTTAAGTAAGAAGATCCAGTTCAATGCTCACATCTGGACCAAGTCTAAGTTCCTCGGCATGTCCATCGGGGTTTATAATATTGGACAAG GCTGCGTTTCCTGTTTAGAACACGATGAACATTACATCCTCAACTTCCCCAACGGATACGGCAG GTCCATTTTGACCGTGCCCTGGGTTGAGCTGGGCGGCGAGTGCAACATCTCGTGCTCCAAATCAGGCTACAGCGCCAACATCGTGTTCCACACCAAACCCTTCTACGGCGGCAAGAAGCATCGAATCACGGCAGAGATTtt TGCACCGAATGATAAGAAATCTTTCTGCTCCATTGAAGGCGAATGGAACGGAGTGATGTTTGCCAAGTGGCCCACAGGA GAGAACACACCATTCATTGACACTAAGAGAATGGGCATCATGAAGAAGAAAGTCAGGAAGCTGGAAGAGCAGCTACCATATGAGTCTCGAAG ACTTTGGAGAGACGTGACCCTCAACCTGAAGCTCAAAGACATCGACGCCGCCACGGAAGCCAAACATCGGCTGGAGGAGAAGCAGAGAGTGGAAGCCAGGGAGAGGAAAGAGAACGAGCAACAGTGGGAGACCAGG ctATTCCACGAGGACGGCGAGTGCTGGGTGTACGACGAGCCGCTATTAAAGAGACTAGCGTCTCCTCGACCCTGA
- the osbpl9 gene encoding oxysterol-binding protein-related protein 9 isoform X3, which yields MASIMEGPLSKWTNVMKGWQYRWFVLDYNAGLLSYYTSKDKMMRGSRRGCVRLRCYAHVFVREKDTAEGDEPFEGVEIGEKGAVIGIDDEDDSTFTITVDQKTFHFQARDADEREKWIHALEGTILRHTQLREAQTEFVPSVQDFDRKLAEADAYLQILIDQLKLFDEKIKDCKEDESRRKIESLKETTCSMVESIKHCIVLLQIAKSTINPVDGIYQPPLDTPVANTTMPTQTTLPTDASQVCKSDQRPSTLPVGPVVTVMGSLQTPTPNSTGSGPSGPNSGVTSPSLIPLPSHSVPDFSYSSSEDEFYDADEFYQSTTSPKHCLKRPDALSPSGPPAASSLHNEETALKRPDTTESLNSTMSNGTTEPDPFDSHDDRDDDGEGESVEEHKSVIMHLLSQVRLGMDLTKVVLPTFILERRSLLEMYADFFAHPDLFVSIAEQADPRERMVHVVKWYLSAFHAGRKGSVAKKPYNPILGEVFFCHWDLPCKTEEPSAPVTSSPSPAPVQDTLSDGPVPWSSPNNVSFVAEQVSHHPPISAFYAECLSKKIQFNAHIWTKSKFLGMSIGVYNIGQGCVSCLEHDEHYILNFPNGYGRSILTVPWVELGGECNISCSKSGYSANIVFHTKPFYGGKKHRITAEIFAPNDKKSFCSIEGEWNGVMFAKWPTGENTPFIDTKRMGIMKKKVRKLEEQLPYESRRLWRDVTLNLKLKDIDAATEAKHRLEEKQRVEARERKENEQQWETRLFHEDGECWVYDEPLLKRLASPRP from the exons ATGGCGTCTATCATGGAGGGGCCACTGAGCAAGTGGACTAACGTCATGAAAGGCTGGCAGTACCGCTGGTTTGTGTTGGACTACAATGCTGGCCTACTGTCTTACTACACG TCAAAGGACAAGATGATGCGAGGATCCAGAAGAGGCTGTGTGCGACTTCGG TGCTATGCTCATGTGTTTGTGAGGGAGAAAGATACGGCAGAAGGAGATGAGCCATTTGAAGGTGTTGAGATTGGAGAAAAG GGCGCTGTGATCGGCATTGATGACGAGGACGACAGCACTTTCACCATCACAGTGGACCAGAAGACTTTCCATTTCCAAG CCCGAGATGCGGACGAGCGAGAGAAGTGGATCCACGCCTTAGAGGGAACGATCTTGCGGCACACCCAACTCCGG GAGGCACAGACAGAATTTGTACCAAGCGTCCAAGACTTTGACAGAAAACTTGCTGAAGCTGATGCCTATCTACAGATTCTGATCGACCAGTTAAAG CTTTTTGATGAGAAGATCAAGGACTGCAAAGAGGATGAATCTCGCAGG aaaattgaaagtttgaagGAGACTACTTGT agTATGGTAGAGTCCATCAAGCACTGTATTGTTCTACTGCAAATTGCCAAG AGCACCATCAACCCCGTGGATGGGATCTACCAGCCGCCTCTGGACACTCCTGTAGCCAACACCACGATGCCAACACAGACCACTCTCCCCACAG ATGCTTCTCAGGTGTGTAAATCAGACCAGCGACCTTCTACGTTACCTGTTGGTCCTGTAGTCACTGTGATGGGCAGTTTGCAGACCCCTACACCCAATAGCACAG GGAGCGGCCCCTCAGGCCCCAACAGCGGCGTCACCTCTCCATCGCTCATCCCCCTCCCCTCACACTCGGTGCCGGACTTCTCGTATTCCTCCAGCGAGGATGAGTTTTACGACGCGGACGAGTTCTACCAGAGCACCACTTCCCCCAAACACTGTTTGAAG CGTCCCGATGCCCTCAGTCCCTCAGGACCCCCGGCTGCCTCGTCCCTTCATAATGAAGAAACAGCATTGAAGAGACCAGACACAACAGAATCCCTCAACTCGACTATGTCAAACGGGACCACAGAACCAG ATCCGTTCGACAGCCACGACGACCGCGACGATGATGGGGAGGGCGAGTCGGTAGAGGAGCACAAAAGCGTCATCATGCACCTGCTCTCACAAGTCCGTCTAGGGATGGATCTCACCAAG GTGGTCCTGCCTACCTTCATCCTAGAAAGGAGATCTTTGTTAGAAATGTATGCTGACTTCTTTGCACATCCAGACTTATTTGTCAG TATCGCCGAGCAGGCGGATCCCCGTGAGCGCATGGTTCACGTGGTCAAATGGTACCTGTCCGCTTTCCACGCGGGCAGGAAAGGctcagtggccaagaagccttACAACCCCATCCTTGGAGAGGTCTTCTTCTGTCACTGGGATCTGCCTTGCAAAACTGAGGAGCCCTCCGCCCCTGTG AcatcttctccttctcctgctCCTGTGCAGGACACACTATCAGATGGTCCAGTTCCATGGTCTTCACCCAACAATGTGTCTTTTGTGGCAGAGCAGGTCTCTCATCACCCACCCA TTTCTGCATTCTACGCAGAATGTTTAAGTAAGAAGATCCAGTTCAATGCTCACATCTGGACCAAGTCTAAGTTCCTCGGCATGTCCATCGGGGTTTATAATATTGGACAAG GCTGCGTTTCCTGTTTAGAACACGATGAACATTACATCCTCAACTTCCCCAACGGATACGGCAG GTCCATTTTGACCGTGCCCTGGGTTGAGCTGGGCGGCGAGTGCAACATCTCGTGCTCCAAATCAGGCTACAGCGCCAACATCGTGTTCCACACCAAACCCTTCTACGGCGGCAAGAAGCATCGAATCACGGCAGAGATTtt TGCACCGAATGATAAGAAATCTTTCTGCTCCATTGAAGGCGAATGGAACGGAGTGATGTTTGCCAAGTGGCCCACAGGA GAGAACACACCATTCATTGACACTAAGAGAATGGGCATCATGAAGAAGAAAGTCAGGAAGCTGGAAGAGCAGCTACCATATGAGTCTCGAAG ACTTTGGAGAGACGTGACCCTCAACCTGAAGCTCAAAGACATCGACGCCGCCACGGAAGCCAAACATCGGCTGGAGGAGAAGCAGAGAGTGGAAGCCAGGGAGAGGAAAGAGAACGAGCAACAGTGGGAGACCAGG ctATTCCACGAGGACGGCGAGTGCTGGGTGTACGACGAGCCGCTATTAAAGAGACTAGCGTCTCCTCGACCCTGA